One Alnus glutinosa chromosome 3, dhAlnGlut1.1, whole genome shotgun sequence genomic region harbors:
- the LOC133864982 gene encoding putative ribosomal large subunit pseudouridine synthase SVR1, chloroplastic, producing the protein MATAASLSTLHHLSSSLLSKPSLTVRPLRILPRIITCSLSSSPSSSSSLQFNISFAPPKPKPKPDSPEPDLFPDPDALPSGQLFIPWIVRGEDGNLKLQTHPPARLLHAMANAETETKNKKKNKNKTKDKSPDNASLEPKHSKAARRFFNQNFKEPSQRLSKVLASAGVASRRNSEELIFEGKVTVNGSVCNAPQTRVDPAKDIIYVNGNRLPKRQPPKVYLALNKPKGYICSSGEKESKSVFALFDDFFKNWGKRNSGLPKPRLFTVGRLDVATTGLIIVTNDGDFAQRLSHPSSNLTKEYIAAIDGVVNNRHLIAISEGTVIEGIRCTPDSVELLPQQPDIPRPRLRIVVHDGRKHEVRELVKSAGLEIHSLKRVRIAGFRLPSDLGLGKHIELKQSDLKLLG; encoded by the exons ATGGCAACAGCGGCTTCACTGTCCACCCTCCACCACCTCTCATCCTCACTCCTCTCCAAACCCTCTCTCACCGTCAGACCCCTCCGCATCCTCCCTCGCATCATAACCTGTTCACTTTCCTCTTCCCCCTCTTCCTCGTCTTCCTTGCAATTCAACATCTCCTTCGCACCCCCGaagcccaagcccaagcccGATTCACCGGAGCCCGACCTGTTTCCCGACCCCGACGCCCTCCCCAGCGGCCAGCTCTTCATTCCGTGGATCGTCCGAGGCGAGGATGGCAACCTCAAGCTCCAGACGCACCCTCCCGCGCGTCTTCTCCACGCCATGGCCAATGCCGAGACCGAAacgaagaacaagaagaagaacaaaaacaagACCAAGGATAAGAGCCCTGACAACGCTTCCCTGGAGCCCAAGCATTCCAAGGCCGCTCGAAGGTTCTTCAATCAGAATTTCAAAGAGCCCAGCCAGCGCCTCAGCAAGGTTCTCGCCTCTGCGGGAG TGGCGTCGAGACGGAATAGCGAAGAGCTTATATTTGAAGGCAAGGTTACTGTGAATGGTTCTGTGTGCAATGCTCCTCAG ACACGGGTTGATCCTGCAAAGGATATTATTTATGTCAACGGGAACCGCCTTCCTAAGAGGCAGCCTCCGAAGGTGTATCTTGCCCTGAACAAACCAAAAGG GTACATTTGCTCATCTGGGGAAAAAGAGTCCAAATCCGTGTTCGCCctatttgatgatttttttaagaattgg GGTAAAAGAAATTCAGGACTGCCCAAACCACGATTATTCACTGTAGGTCGCCTTGATGTTGCCACTACTGGGTTGATTATTGTGACTAATGATG GAGATTTTGCTCAAAGACTTTCACATCCTTCATCTAACTTAACAAAGGA ATATATTGCAGCAATAGATGGTGTTGTTAATAACCGGCACTTGATAGCCATCAGCGAGGGAACAGTGATTGAGGGCATCCGTTGCACTCCAGATTCTGTGGAGTTGCTGCCACAACAACCAGATATACCAAGACCTCGTCTTCGTATAGTG GTTCATGATGGGAGGAAACATGAAGTTCGAGAGCTTGTGAAAAGTGCCGGACTTGAG ATTCATTCTTTAAAGCGTGTAAGAATTGCTGGTTTCAGACTTCCATCAGATCTTGG GTTAGGGAAGCACATTGAACTAAAACAAAGCGACCTAAAGTTACTGGGTTGA
- the LOC133863713 gene encoding glycerol-3-phosphate dehydrogenase SDP6, mitochondrial, translating into MAATARLSRRLCAAAVAAVSGGAVLLYQPSLSANDLGGGSQLSAIRQRISDLNAAVPSRAVQEAALIGSSLVNPLDVLVIGGGATGSGVALDAVTRGLRVGLVERDDFSSGTSSRSTKLIHGGVRYLEKAVFNLDYGQLKLVFHALEERKQLIENAPHLCHALPCMTPCFDWFEVVYYWMGLKMYDLVAGPRLLHLSRYYSAQESSELFPTLARKGKDRNMKGTVVYYDGQMNDARLNVGLALTAALAGAAVLNHAEVVSFLKDEVGERIIGARIRDNLSGKEFDTYAKVIVNAAGPFCDSVRKMADKDARPMICPSSGVHIVLPDYYSPEGMGLIVPKTKDGRVVFMLPWLGRTVAGTTDSNTTITLLPEPHEDEIQFILDAISDYLNVKVRRTDVLSAWSGIRPLATDPSAKNTESISRDHVVCEDYPGLVTITGGKWTTYRSMAEDAVNAAIKSGKLSPTNNSLTHNLRLIGGDGWDPASFTVLAQQYVRMKKTQGGKVVPGVMDTAAAKHLSHAYGTLAERVAAIAQNENLGKRLAHGYPFLEAEVAYCARHEYCESAVDFIARRSRLAFLDTDAAGRALPRIIEILATEHKWDRSRKKQEFQKATEFLETFKSSKNAHFHDGKHT; encoded by the exons ATGGCCGCCACGGCTCGCCTGAGCCGCCGACTGTGCGCCGCCGCAGTCGCCGCCGTATCCGGAGGCGCAGTCCTCCTATACCAGCCCTCGCTGTCGGCCAACGACCTCGGCGGTGGGTCCCAGCTCTCGGCAATTCGGCAGAGGATCAGCGACCTGAATGCTGCCGTTCCGTCCAGGGCGGTCCAGGAGGCGGCACTGATCGGCTCCAGCTTGGTTAACCCGCTCGACGTCCTCGTGATCGGCGGCGGCGCCACAGGAAGCGGCGTCGCCCTCGACGCCGTTACCCGAGGCCTCCGCGTCGGACTCGTTGAGCGAGATGATTTCTCCTCTGGCACGTCCTCGAGGTCCACGAAGCTCATTCATGGAG GAGTTCGTTACTTGGAGAAGGCCGTCTTTAATCTTGACTATGGGCAGCTGAAGCTGGTATTCCATGCGCTAGAGGAACGTAAACAGCTGATTGAGAATGCACCACACCTATGTCATGCTTTACCATGCATGACACCATGTTTTGACTGGTTTGAGGTAGTATACTACTGGATGGGCTTGAAAATGTACGATTTGGTCGCAGGACCACGCCTATTACATTTGTCCAGATATTATTCTGCACAAGAATCCAGTGAGCTATTCCCCACACTTGCAAGGAAGGGTAAAGATAGAAACATGAAGGGGACGGTGGTTTACTATGATGGTCAGATGAATGACGCGCGACTTAATGTTGGACTGGCATTGACTGCTGCATTAGCTGGTGCAGCTGTGCTTAACCATGCAGAAGTAGTATCATTTCTGAAAGATGAAGTTGGTGAGCGAATAATTGGTGCACGAATTCGAGACAATTTATCAG GCAAAGAGTTTGATACGTATGCAAAAGTGATTGTCAATGCGGCTGGGCCATTTTGTGATTCTGTGAGAAAAATGGCCGATAAAGATGCGCGACCAATGATCTGTCCCAGCAGTGGTGTTCATATTGTTCTCCCCGATTACTATTCACCTGAAGGAATGGGTTTAATTGTTCCTAAAACTAAGGATGGACGTGTTGTTTTCATGCTGCCATGGTTGGGACGAACAGTTGCGGGAACTACAGATTCCAACACTACCATTACTTTGCTTCCAGAACCACATGAGGATGAGATTCAATTTATACTGGATGCCATCAGTGACTACCTTAATGTTAAG GTAAGGCGAACAGATGTCCTTTCTGCATGGAGTGGTATACGCCCACTGGCAACGGATCCATCTGCAAAAAACACTGAGAGTATCTCCAGAGATCATGTTGTATGTGAAGATTATCCTGGTTTGGTGACAATTACGGGTGGGAAGTGGACTACTTACCGTAG CATGGCAGAAGATGCAGTTAATGCAGCTATAAAGTCTGGAAAGCTGAGCCCAACCAATAACAGTTTAACTCACAACCTGCGGCTTATTGGTGGAGATGGATGGGATCCTGCATCATTTACAGTTCTTGCTCAACAATATGTACGCATGAAGAAGACACAAGGTGGTAAAGTTGTTCCCGGTGTAATGGACACAGCTGCAGCGAAGCATCTATCTCATGCGTATGGAACTTTGGCTGAAAGAGTGGCTGCAATAGCTCAG AATGAAAATCTGGGGAAGAGGCTTGCCCATGGATATCCTTTCCTAGAGGCTGAGGTTGCATACTGCGCTCGGCATGAATACTGCGAATCTGCTGTTGATTTCATTGCTAGAAGATCTCGGCTTGCTTTTCTCGACACTGATGCAGCAGGGCGGGCATTGCCACGCATCATTGAGATATTAGCTACCGAGCACAAATGGGACAGGTCGAGGAAGAAGCAAGAGTTTCAGAAGGCTACAGAATTTTTGGAGACTTTCAAGTCATCAAAGAATGCTCATTTCCATGATGGAAAACACACATA G